In the Deinococcus ficus genome, one interval contains:
- a CDS encoding ABC transporter ATP-binding protein, with protein MIELRHLEKRYGDRPAVQDLTVTFPDGAITALLGPSGCGKTTTLRMINRLIEPSSGQVLLNGQDTRSVKPEVLRRGIGYVIQQVGLFPHLTVAQNVATVPDLLGQDRARTGRRVDELLDLVGLDPAEFRGKRPAQLSGGQAQRVGVARALAADPPVLLMDEPFGALDPLAREKLQDAFRDIQRRLHKTVVMVTHDIDEALRLGDYVALMNAGRLEQFGSPDELIHAPASAFVQAFLGEDAALRQLAGRRIADFARPGAAAGLPQVSAALDARSALSVLLREGADALAVRDGGQVLGVVGWADLRGAPRLGRSGTERPQ; from the coding sequence ATGATCGAACTGCGCCACCTGGAAAAACGCTACGGCGACCGCCCGGCCGTGCAGGACCTCACCGTCACCTTCCCGGACGGGGCGATCACGGCGCTGCTCGGGCCCAGCGGGTGCGGCAAGACCACCACGCTGCGCATGATCAACCGCCTGATCGAACCGAGCTCCGGCCAGGTGCTGCTGAACGGCCAGGACACCCGCAGCGTGAAACCCGAGGTGCTGCGGCGCGGCATCGGGTACGTCATCCAGCAGGTGGGGCTCTTCCCGCACCTGACCGTCGCGCAGAACGTGGCGACCGTACCGGACCTCCTCGGTCAGGACCGGGCCCGCACCGGCCGGCGCGTGGACGAGCTGCTGGACCTCGTGGGCCTGGACCCGGCCGAGTTCCGCGGCAAGCGGCCCGCACAGCTCTCCGGCGGGCAGGCGCAGCGGGTGGGCGTGGCCCGCGCACTGGCCGCCGACCCACCGGTGCTCCTGATGGACGAACCCTTCGGCGCGCTGGACCCCCTGGCCCGCGAGAAACTGCAGGACGCCTTCCGCGACATCCAGCGCCGGCTGCACAAGACGGTCGTGATGGTCACGCACGACATCGACGAGGCGCTGAGGCTCGGCGACTACGTGGCCCTGATGAACGCCGGGCGGCTCGAGCAGTTCGGCTCGCCCGACGAGCTGATCCACGCACCGGCATCGGCGTTCGTGCAGGCCTTCCTGGGGGAGGACGCCGCCCTGCGCCAGCTGGCCGGGCGGCGGATCGCCGACTTCGCGCGCCCAGGCGCGGCGGCCGGGCTCCCGCAGGTGAGCGCGGCCCTGGACGCCCGCAGCGCCCTGAGCGTCCTGCTGCGCGAGGGGGCAGACGCCCTGGCGGTCCGGGATGGCGGGCAGGTCCTGGGCGTGGTGGGTTGGGCTGATCTACGCGGTGCCCCCCGCCTGGGCCGCTCAGGCACGGAACGGCCACAATGA
- a CDS encoding ABC transporter substrate-binding protein, protein MKPVMILTALVLAGTAAAKPVVVGSKLDPEAQILGQMIVLTLKNAGLEVTDRTNLGDTGVNRKAILAGEIDVYPEYTGNAVYLFPQAKISAKQAGNPGTIYGLARQLDSKNGITWLKPANVNNTWVIAVPQQLAQSAKLSTVADLARYLKAGGKFKIAGSPEFFNRPDTMPAFEQVYGFKLSAAQKLVLAGATPPQTQQAAANGTNGVNAAMAYGTDGSLAALKMVALKDPKGAQAVYQPAPIIRTATLKANPQIEALLNKTFATLSQATLQGLNAKVALEGRTAQSVAQEYLKSKGLIR, encoded by the coding sequence ATGAAACCCGTCATGATTCTCACTGCCTTGGTCCTCGCCGGGACGGCCGCCGCCAAGCCCGTCGTGGTGGGCAGCAAACTCGACCCGGAAGCGCAGATCCTGGGCCAGATGATCGTCCTCACCCTGAAAAACGCCGGACTGGAAGTCACCGACCGCACCAACCTCGGCGACACCGGCGTGAACCGCAAGGCGATCCTGGCCGGTGAGATCGACGTGTACCCCGAGTACACCGGGAATGCCGTGTACCTCTTCCCGCAGGCGAAGATCAGCGCGAAGCAGGCCGGCAACCCGGGCACCATCTACGGCCTGGCCCGGCAGCTGGACTCCAAGAACGGCATCACTTGGCTCAAGCCCGCGAACGTGAACAACACCTGGGTGATCGCCGTGCCGCAGCAGCTCGCGCAAAGCGCGAAGCTCAGCACCGTGGCGGACCTCGCGCGGTACCTCAAGGCCGGCGGGAAGTTCAAGATCGCGGGCAGCCCGGAGTTCTTCAACCGCCCGGACACCATGCCCGCTTTCGAGCAGGTGTACGGCTTCAAGCTCTCGGCCGCGCAGAAACTCGTGCTGGCCGGTGCGACCCCCCCGCAGACGCAGCAGGCCGCGGCCAACGGCACGAACGGCGTGAACGCCGCGATGGCCTACGGCACGGACGGCAGCCTCGCGGCGCTGAAGATGGTGGCCCTGAAGGACCCCAAGGGCGCGCAGGCGGTGTACCAGCCCGCCCCGATCATCCGCACCGCGACCCTCAAGGCCAACCCGCAGATTGAGGCGCTGCTGAACAAGACCTTCGCCACGCTGAGCCAGGCGACGCTGCAGGGCCTGAACGCCAAGGTGGCGCTGGAGGGCCGCACCGCGCAGAGCGTCGCGCAGGAGTACCTGAAGAGCAAGGGCCTGATCCGCTGA
- a CDS encoding serine/threonine-protein kinase, translating to MSDPQSIPGYTLLRPVGRGNTSQVYLASDPDGQRVALKLPHDSTLQHQEAAERFGNEVRLTLQLRHPHLVRGYAGMPFGTQAFLSMRYYPGGALDEQLVDLPERRLPTLEAARVLTDVASALVYLHEAGAVHQDVKPQNVYVDGGRAALGDLGSTYFTSQGGKVSGSPYYMAPEIYHGESSSSASDVYSLGIMMYELLTGARPFQGSTYEELMVSHLTRFPQPLSHLSPEIPRSVARLAEQALAKRAVDRPAAATLHQALQAFIGETPPEPEGPMPAAPSKAMGRHAPAPPRTPENAKGPAAPEGRSWNPFKRRK from the coding sequence ATGAGTGATCCCCAGTCTATCCCCGGTTACACCCTCCTGCGCCCCGTGGGCCGCGGGAACACGTCGCAGGTGTACCTGGCGTCCGACCCGGACGGTCAGCGTGTCGCCCTGAAACTTCCTCACGACAGCACCCTGCAGCATCAGGAGGCCGCGGAGCGATTCGGCAACGAGGTCCGCCTGACGCTGCAGTTGCGTCACCCGCACCTCGTGCGCGGGTACGCCGGCATGCCCTTCGGGACGCAGGCCTTCCTGTCCATGCGGTACTACCCGGGGGGTGCCCTGGACGAGCAGCTCGTGGATCTCCCGGAACGCCGGCTGCCGACCCTGGAGGCCGCGCGGGTCCTGACGGACGTTGCCTCGGCCCTGGTGTACCTGCACGAGGCGGGGGCCGTGCATCAGGACGTCAAGCCGCAGAACGTGTACGTGGACGGCGGCCGCGCCGCACTGGGCGACCTGGGCAGCACCTACTTCACGTCGCAGGGCGGCAAGGTCAGCGGCAGCCCGTACTACATGGCGCCCGAGATCTACCACGGTGAGTCCAGCAGCAGTGCCAGCGACGTGTACAGCCTGGGCATCATGATGTATGAGCTGCTGACCGGCGCGCGGCCCTTTCAGGGCAGCACGTACGAGGAGCTGATGGTCTCGCACCTCACGCGCTTCCCGCAGCCGCTGTCGCACCTGAGCCCGGAGATTCCGCGTTCCGTGGCCCGCTTGGCTGAGCAGGCCCTCGCCAAACGTGCCGTGGACCGGCCCGCGGCTGCCACGCTGCACCAGGCGCTACAGGCCTTCATAGGTGAGACCCCGCCTGAACCGGAGGGCCCGATGCCCGCGGCACCCAGTAAGGCGATGGGCCGGCACGCCCCCGCCCCGCCCCGCACCCCGGAGAACGCGAAGGGCCCGGCCGCGCCGGAGGGCCGCAGCTGGAACCCGTTCAAACGCCGAAAGTAA
- the udk gene encoding uridine kinase, whose protein sequence is MTGHSGPFVIGVAGGSGSGKTTVTRRVIETVGGSGVAVLNQDNYYRDQSGIPFDARLSTNYDHPAAFDWPLLREHLDALLSGVPIGMPEYDFTQHTRSDRTTTVLPAGVVVLEGFFALYDETLRDRMNLKVFVDADADVRFIRRLLRDTQERGRTPDSVIHQYLEFVRPMHLSFVEPTKRYADVIIPHGGMNEPALDMLAARIRATV, encoded by the coding sequence CTGACCGGGCACAGCGGCCCCTTCGTGATCGGCGTGGCGGGCGGGTCCGGCAGTGGCAAGACGACCGTTACCCGGCGCGTGATCGAGACGGTCGGCGGGAGCGGCGTGGCGGTCCTGAACCAGGACAACTACTACCGCGACCAGTCCGGCATTCCCTTCGACGCGCGCCTGAGCACCAACTACGACCACCCGGCGGCGTTCGACTGGCCGCTGCTGCGCGAGCACCTGGACGCCCTGCTGTCCGGCGTGCCGATCGGGATGCCGGAATACGACTTCACGCAGCACACCCGCAGCGACCGCACGACCACCGTGCTGCCCGCGGGCGTGGTGGTGCTGGAGGGCTTCTTCGCGCTGTACGACGAGACCCTGCGCGACCGCATGAACCTGAAGGTCTTCGTGGACGCCGACGCGGACGTGCGCTTCATCCGCCGCCTGCTGCGCGACACGCAGGAACGCGGCCGCACGCCGGACAGCGTGATTCACCAGTACCTGGAGTTCGTGCGGCCCATGCACCTGAGTTTCGTGGAACCCACCAAACGCTACGCGGACGTGATCATCCCCCACGGCGGCATGAACGAGCCCGCACTGGACATGCTGGCCGCCCGCATCCGCGCGACCGTCTGA
- the prfB gene encoding peptide chain release factor 2 (programmed frameshift), protein MQELLEKLASLREYLDIPGKTRRLNELDRELSDPELWNNQDRARKVTQEAGSLRKIVEDYSTLNSDATGLNEMLDIADEEERAMLMEEQEGLQRRVDDLYRETLFTMKHADTPAIVRIKGGAGGTEAQDWAGMLARMYMRWAERRGYKVDLLDEVAGDQAGYQSIEFIIRGEKAFGMMAPEHGVHRLVRVSPFDSNNRRQTSFASVDVVPEVPEEEIDIHIPDSDLRRDVFRSQGAGGQGVNTTDSAVRLTHLPTGIAVACQITRSQIKNHELALQILKQRLYDIEMKKREAEELAARGAQAKVEWGSQMRSYVLDKQYIKDHRTGIMSHNPADILDGDLDELMWAGLEWMAGKRVADEGGDDE, encoded by the exons ATGCAGGAATTACTGGAAAAACTGGCGTCGCTCCGGGAGTACCTT GACATTCCCGGCAAGACGCGCCGCCTGAACGAACTCGACCGTGAGCTCAGCGACCCGGAACTCTGGAACAACCAGGACCGCGCCCGCAAGGTCACGCAGGAAGCCGGCAGCCTGAGAAAGATCGTGGAGGACTACTCCACCCTGAACTCCGACGCGACCGGCCTGAACGAGATGCTGGACATCGCCGACGAGGAAGAACGCGCCATGCTCATGGAGGAACAGGAAGGCCTTCAGCGCCGCGTGGACGACCTGTACCGCGAGACGCTGTTCACCATGAAGCACGCTGACACGCCCGCCATCGTCCGCATCAAGGGCGGCGCCGGCGGCACCGAGGCGCAGGACTGGGCCGGAATGCTGGCCCGAATGTACATGCGCTGGGCCGAACGTCGCGGGTACAAGGTGGACCTCCTCGACGAGGTCGCCGGGGACCAGGCGGGGTACCAGAGCATCGAGTTCATCATCCGCGGGGAGAAGGCCTTCGGGATGATGGCCCCGGAACACGGCGTGCACCGCCTCGTGCGCGTCTCGCCGTTTGACAGCAACAACCGCCGCCAGACCAGCTTCGCCAGCGTGGACGTGGTGCCGGAAGTACCGGAAGAGGAAATCGACATTCACATCCCCGATTCGGACCTGCGCCGCGACGTGTTCCGTTCGCAGGGTGCGGGCGGGCAGGGCGTGAACACCACCGACTCCGCCGTGCGCCTCACCCACCTACCGACCGGGATCGCGGTGGCCTGCCAGATCACGCGCTCGCAGATCAAGAACCACGAGCTGGCCCTGCAGATCCTCAAGCAGCGCCTGTACGACATCGAGATGAAAAAGCGTGAGGCGGAGGAACTTGCCGCCCGCGGCGCCCAGGCGAAGGTGGAGTGGGGCAGCCAGATGCGCTCCTACGTGCTGGACAAGCAGTACATCAAGGACCACCGCACCGGGATCATGAGCCACAACCCGGCCGACATCCTGGACGGCGACCTGGACGAACTGATGTGGGCGGGCCTGGAATGGATGGCCGGCAAACGCGTCGCCGACGAGGGCGGCGACGACGAGTAA
- a CDS encoding DUF5693 family protein: MSVSRPSPADPDLTLPPNGLPAPTRHRLQPLLLGVLALSAVPAALLAADRVAFENSEKTVALVMDYPALAAQAKETGQTPETLLAHYRSLGVNGVAVYEDVVGSAVQKGRALLLSGADLKSRNPDLPGIDPQKTYLRSIEAGTVEDLARRFNFQALIEERTIGGQTWYEWPIDPRFLPAGPDTALIDSLKSQGYVTLYRPYDDQRVLNVGADWPDVPFIAFNGTEVIGARDPEQLQAIREKLGNRVPALIEGSRQTGLNDLIRGRTAARMFSLNATWQGRLSPEEVASKYALAARERTQRLLYLRPFPTQAETDAFLTRLGGQLDRAGIEVGTPEIRNYDPSSLLRALSLLGPLAALLLLGLSYPLPRVGLLVAGLAGLGALALNGLQPFPAFALIAAITFPALGIVLRRARITDWFIATGLSLLGVLFVSALGASRDSMLGLDPFRGVGLTLLAPLGLVLLSFLPRQDIRRTAQDLFRRPFSTGDLLILGLAGAAFAVAFLRRGNTSSVGVSNTEAKIRQDLQDAIIRPRFKEVLGHPLLLVGLSGVLPGYLGALGLLGGVMGQASILNTFSHFHTPLLISATRAFIGLGVGLVVGLIAVEVLKWLIRTWNTYGGWNGGQAPRELN, from the coding sequence GTGAGCGTTTCCCGCCCGTCCCCCGCGGACCCTGACCTGACCCTGCCCCCCAACGGCCTGCCCGCCCCCACCCGCCACCGCCTGCAACCGCTGCTGCTGGGGGTGCTGGCCCTGAGCGCCGTGCCGGCCGCGCTGCTGGCCGCCGACCGGGTGGCCTTCGAGAACAGCGAGAAGACCGTGGCGCTGGTCATGGACTACCCCGCCCTGGCCGCGCAGGCCAAGGAAACCGGGCAGACCCCGGAGACGCTGCTCGCGCACTACCGCTCGCTGGGCGTGAACGGCGTCGCGGTGTACGAGGACGTGGTCGGGTCGGCCGTGCAGAAGGGCCGGGCGCTGCTGCTCAGCGGCGCGGACCTCAAGTCCCGCAACCCGGACCTGCCGGGCATCGACCCGCAGAAGACGTACCTGCGGTCCATCGAGGCCGGCACCGTGGAGGACCTCGCCAGACGCTTCAACTTCCAGGCGTTGATCGAGGAGCGCACCATCGGCGGGCAGACCTGGTACGAGTGGCCGATCGACCCGCGGTTCCTGCCGGCCGGGCCCGACACGGCGCTCATCGACAGCCTGAAGTCCCAGGGCTACGTGACCCTGTACCGTCCCTACGACGACCAGCGGGTCCTGAACGTCGGGGCGGACTGGCCGGACGTGCCGTTCATCGCGTTCAACGGCACCGAGGTGATCGGCGCCCGCGACCCCGAGCAACTGCAGGCCATCCGGGAGAAGCTCGGCAACCGCGTGCCCGCCCTGATCGAGGGGTCCAGGCAGACCGGCCTGAACGACCTGATCCGGGGCCGCACAGCCGCGCGCATGTTCAGCCTGAACGCCACCTGGCAGGGCCGCCTGAGCCCCGAGGAGGTCGCCAGCAAGTACGCCCTGGCCGCGCGGGAGCGCACGCAGCGGCTGCTGTACCTGCGGCCCTTCCCCACGCAGGCGGAGACGGACGCGTTCCTCACCCGCCTGGGCGGGCAGCTGGACCGCGCCGGCATCGAGGTCGGCACGCCCGAAATCCGCAACTACGATCCCAGCAGCCTGCTGCGCGCCCTGAGCCTGCTGGGGCCGCTGGCGGCGCTGCTGCTGCTGGGCCTGAGCTACCCGCTGCCGCGCGTGGGCCTGCTCGTGGCGGGCCTGGCGGGCCTGGGGGCGCTGGCCCTGAACGGCCTGCAGCCTTTCCCGGCCTTCGCGCTGATCGCCGCGATCACCTTCCCGGCGCTGGGCATCGTGCTGCGCCGCGCGCGGATCACCGACTGGTTCATCGCCACCGGCCTGAGCCTGCTGGGCGTGCTGTTCGTGTCCGCGCTGGGCGCCAGCCGCGACAGCATGCTGGGTCTCGACCCCTTCCGCGGAGTGGGCCTCACGCTGCTGGCCCCCCTGGGCTTGGTGCTGCTGAGCTTCCTGCCCCGCCAGGACATCCGGCGGACCGCGCAGGACCTCTTCCGTCGGCCGTTCTCCACCGGGGATCTCCTGATCCTGGGGCTGGCCGGCGCGGCCTTCGCGGTGGCGTTCCTGCGGCGCGGGAACACGTCCAGCGTCGGCGTGAGCAACACCGAGGCGAAGATCCGTCAGGACCTGCAGGACGCCATCATCCGCCCGCGCTTCAAGGAGGTGCTGGGGCACCCGCTGCTGCTGGTGGGCCTGTCGGGCGTGCTGCCCGGCTACCTGGGCGCGCTGGGCCTGCTGGGCGGCGTGATGGGACAGGCCAGCATCCTGAATACCTTCAGCCACTTCCACACGCCCCTGCTGATCAGCGCCACCCGGGCCTTCATCGGGCTGGGCGTGGGTCTGGTGGTGGGCCTGATCGCGGTGGAGGTCCTGAAGTGGCTGATCCGCACCTGGAACACCTACGGCGGCTGGAACGGCGGGCAGGCCCCGCGGGAGCTGAACTGA
- a CDS encoding Glu/Leu/Phe/Val dehydrogenase family protein, producing MLIFDEMQSRGHEAVTLIQHAPSGLHAVLAVHSTVLGPAIAGVRLFEQDETIALKGALALSESLTLKAALAGLNYGGGACVVMMPESGVDDPHAREALFRALGRQVRPLESRVVLTEDIGVGPSDIGFLAQETPGTLGMHTDTSAITAYGVYRGIKASARYALGSESMRGVRVAILGVGAVGRALAGHLHREGAKLTLADVRPERAQALAEELDGSAVVPCSEILDLPCDVLAPCGYGHSIKSADVTRLQCRLIAGGEHHPLTRNGEAAVKEAGIIYIPDYAINAAGLIAAATGADAPQAAEQVYTTVSRIVAAAETYMKAPHVVARRMAERRIDLIGSLGRA from the coding sequence ATGCTGATATTCGACGAGATGCAGTCGCGTGGTCACGAGGCCGTGACCCTGATCCAACATGCACCCAGCGGCCTGCATGCCGTCCTGGCCGTTCACTCCACCGTGTTGGGCCCCGCCATCGCGGGCGTGCGCCTGTTCGAGCAGGACGAGACGATCGCCCTGAAAGGCGCCCTGGCCCTCTCGGAGAGCCTGACGCTGAAGGCCGCGCTGGCCGGACTGAACTACGGCGGGGGTGCGTGCGTGGTCATGATGCCGGAGTCCGGCGTGGACGACCCGCACGCCCGTGAGGCGCTGTTCCGGGCGCTGGGCCGGCAGGTGCGTCCCCTGGAGTCGCGGGTGGTCCTCACCGAGGACATCGGCGTGGGCCCCTCGGACATCGGGTTTCTCGCGCAGGAGACGCCGGGCACGCTGGGCATGCACACCGACACCAGCGCCATCACGGCGTACGGCGTGTACCGCGGCATCAAGGCCAGCGCCCGCTACGCGCTGGGCAGCGAGAGCATGCGCGGGGTGCGCGTGGCGATCCTGGGCGTGGGGGCGGTCGGCCGGGCGCTGGCCGGGCACCTGCACCGCGAGGGCGCCAAACTCACCCTGGCGGACGTCCGCCCCGAACGGGCCCAGGCGCTCGCGGAGGAACTGGACGGCAGCGCGGTCGTGCCGTGCAGCGAGATCCTGGACCTGCCGTGCGACGTGCTGGCCCCCTGCGGGTACGGGCACAGCATCAAGTCCGCGGACGTGACGCGGCTGCAGTGCCGCCTGATCGCCGGCGGGGAGCACCACCCCCTGACCCGCAACGGGGAGGCGGCCGTGAAGGAGGCGGGGATCATCTACATCCCGGATTACGCGATCAACGCGGCCGGGCTGATCGCCGCAGCCACCGGCGCGGACGCCCCGCAGGCGGCCGAGCAGGTGTACACCACGGTGAGCCGGATCGTGGCGGCCGCCGAGACGTACATGAAAGCGCCGCACGTGGTGGCGCGCCGCATGGCCGAGCGGCGCATCGACCTGATCGGCAGCCTGGGGCGCGCGTGA
- a CDS encoding ABC transporter permease, with protein sequence MKRPVWPALLWPALLTICLWPGTLPRLLSRLNLGELPPTFDPPLWQLTLTHLGLVVLATGLVLLIGLPLAVAVTRPGRDALRHLAESLAGLGQTVPTFAILALAVPALGFGWKPTLLGLLVYGLMPVLGNAVAGLQNVDRGALDAARGMGMTPGQRLRRVELPLAWPVALAGLRTSMVYNVGTATVGAALGAGGLGEPIINGLSQQNTALVTVGAVLAALLALSLDALLGLLTPRDS encoded by the coding sequence ATGAAACGGCCGGTCTGGCCGGCCCTGCTGTGGCCGGCCCTGCTCACCATTTGCCTGTGGCCGGGCACGCTCCCGCGACTCCTCAGTCGCCTGAACCTGGGTGAGCTGCCCCCCACCTTCGACCCGCCGCTGTGGCAGCTCACCCTCACGCACCTGGGGCTGGTGGTCCTGGCAACCGGGCTGGTCCTGCTGATCGGGTTGCCGCTGGCCGTGGCGGTCACGCGGCCAGGGCGCGACGCGCTGCGCCACCTCGCAGAGAGCCTCGCCGGACTGGGGCAGACGGTGCCGACCTTCGCAATCCTGGCGCTGGCCGTGCCTGCCCTGGGGTTCGGATGGAAGCCCACACTGCTGGGCCTGCTGGTGTATGGCCTGATGCCGGTCCTGGGGAACGCGGTGGCCGGCCTGCAGAACGTGGACCGCGGAGCGCTGGACGCCGCACGAGGCATGGGCATGACGCCAGGCCAGCGGCTGCGCCGGGTGGAGTTGCCGCTGGCCTGGCCGGTTGCTCTGGCCGGACTGCGGACCAGCATGGTGTACAACGTCGGGACGGCCACGGTCGGCGCGGCCCTCGGGGCAGGCGGCCTGGGCGAACCGATCATCAACGGGCTGTCCCAGCAGAACACGGCCCTCGTGACGGTCGGGGCAGTGCTGGCTGCGCTGCTGGCCCTGAGCCTGGACGCGCTGCTGGGCCTGCTCACCCCGCGCGACAGTTAA
- a CDS encoding E3 binding domain-containing protein, whose amino-acid sequence MERIAPLAKILAEANGIDWEKLSGTGEGGMIVEQDILNYLSRVMTGEEDPPSTPVDAPPPDWNGEDIPGGGMFDANMLKGAGVEEDIATFVTQTRPAASSAPNVPAATPTRLEEEDFELDDEPVSAPAPVTPAPAAAAPVLPVTPDPVPAPVTPEPAAAPATAAAGLGSLLSRLYHKDPPAPPVTPEPAPAPVVAEAAPAVVEPPRIQVSTPAFTPAPVAEVAPVAVAEPVVEEPVAVEPEPQTAVMPEPVVAEQPAPEAEVSPAPVADVTEPTPEPEAPFVPAPLAPAVAAQPQGDAVWFGTYLRRQVNVQPAATLVAQLTEALDRDVTLTQLVARAAQRHAGTLGLNGVALHDHARSQALSLPGGAFRDYVGNLGAAFDGTPDLLIVDAGHYGLDDLHYPHTATLSVGREANGQATLSFNGNADTAQAAQFLGMIADTLEKPIVLVL is encoded by the coding sequence ATGGAACGCATTGCACCGCTCGCCAAGATCCTGGCAGAAGCGAACGGAATTGACTGGGAGAAACTGAGCGGCACCGGCGAGGGCGGCATGATCGTCGAACAGGACATCCTCAACTACCTGTCCCGCGTCATGACCGGCGAGGAAGACCCGCCCTCCACCCCCGTGGACGCCCCGCCGCCCGACTGGAACGGCGAGGACATCCCCGGCGGCGGCATGTTCGACGCCAACATGCTCAAGGGCGCCGGCGTGGAAGAGGACATCGCCACCTTCGTCACCCAGACCCGCCCGGCCGCCAGCAGCGCCCCCAACGTGCCCGCCGCCACGCCCACCCGCCTGGAGGAAGAGGACTTCGAGCTGGACGACGAGCCGGTCAGCGCCCCCGCGCCGGTGACCCCTGCCCCTGCGGCCGCGGCCCCCGTGCTCCCGGTCACCCCGGACCCCGTGCCGGCGCCCGTCACGCCCGAACCTGCCGCCGCACCGGCGACCGCCGCGGCCGGGCTGGGCAGCCTGCTCTCCCGCCTGTACCACAAGGACCCCCCGGCGCCCCCCGTCACCCCGGAACCCGCCCCCGCGCCCGTGGTGGCCGAAGCGGCCCCGGCTGTCGTGGAGCCGCCCCGCATCCAGGTGAGTACCCCCGCGTTCACGCCCGCCCCGGTGGCCGAAGTGGCTCCCGTGGCCGTGGCCGAACCGGTTGTCGAGGAACCCGTCGCCGTGGAGCCCGAGCCGCAGACGGCCGTCATGCCGGAACCGGTCGTGGCCGAGCAGCCCGCCCCCGAAGCCGAGGTCAGCCCGGCCCCGGTCGCGGACGTCACCGAGCCCACCCCCGAACCCGAGGCACCCTTCGTTCCGGCTCCCCTGGCGCCCGCCGTGGCCGCGCAGCCGCAGGGTGATGCGGTCTGGTTCGGCACGTACCTGCGCCGTCAGGTGAACGTGCAGCCCGCCGCCACGCTGGTCGCGCAGCTCACCGAGGCGCTCGACCGTGACGTCACCCTGACCCAGCTGGTCGCCCGCGCCGCGCAGCGCCACGCCGGGACCCTGGGCCTGAACGGCGTGGCCCTGCACGACCACGCCCGCAGCCAGGCCCTGAGCCTGCCCGGCGGCGCCTTCCGCGACTACGTGGGCAACCTGGGCGCGGCGTTCGACGGCACCCCGGACCTGCTGATCGTGGACGCCGGGCACTACGGCCTGGATGACCTGCACTACCCGCACACCGCGACCCTCAGCGTGGGCCGCGAGGCGAACGGGCAGGCCACCCTGAGCTTCAACGGCAACGCCGACACCGCGCAGGCCGCGCAGTTCCTCGGAATGATCGCCGACACCCTGGAAAAACCCATCGTTCTGGTGCTGTAA
- a CDS encoding ABC transporter permease, producing the protein MQAVFWLAAAPMLAGALLPWVTLRPNRLAPGETLGVPVAMAAGLVMLALLPALAARRRPAWTGLLAALAVTAAFGVLGARTHAALAGQAEFARASASSGFWLFLPGALTAAYGAGLAAPRTRWTSWLWLPALLALALGGTLSGWSVLVEARNEGPRWGQELLTHLRLVGGALGAALLIGAPLTVWTARRPRLTGAVLGAANAVQTVPSLALLGLLIAPLSALATAVPALRALGVAGIGAAPALVAMTLYALLPIVRNGLVALRGVPAGTVDAAAGMGMTPAQSFWRIELPLALPVWLSGVRQAAVMLVGVAAVAALIGAGGLGTYIFKGLQSAAADLILLGAVPAALLAVLLDAALRGAEGWLGARLGRAADPDLPGGTP; encoded by the coding sequence GTGCAGGCCGTGTTCTGGCTGGCCGCCGCACCCATGCTGGCCGGCGCGCTGCTGCCCTGGGTAACGCTGCGCCCCAACCGCCTGGCCCCCGGGGAAACACTGGGGGTACCTGTGGCGATGGCGGCCGGGCTGGTGATGCTGGCCCTGTTGCCCGCCCTGGCGGCCCGCCGCCGGCCGGCCTGGACGGGCCTGCTGGCGGCGCTGGCCGTCACGGCGGCCTTCGGTGTGCTGGGCGCACGGACCCACGCGGCCCTGGCCGGGCAGGCCGAGTTCGCCCGGGCCAGCGCGTCCTCCGGCTTCTGGCTGTTCCTGCCCGGCGCCCTGACCGCCGCGTACGGCGCCGGCCTTGCGGCGCCCCGGACGCGGTGGACATCGTGGCTGTGGCTGCCTGCCCTGCTGGCCCTGGCGCTGGGGGGAACACTGAGCGGCTGGTCGGTGCTTGTCGAGGCCCGCAACGAGGGGCCCCGCTGGGGGCAGGAACTGCTCACGCACCTGCGGCTGGTCGGCGGGGCCCTGGGGGCCGCCCTGCTGATCGGCGCGCCCCTGACCGTCTGGACCGCCCGCCGCCCCCGGCTGACCGGCGCGGTGCTGGGTGCCGCGAACGCCGTGCAGACGGTGCCCAGTCTGGCACTGCTGGGCCTGCTGATCGCGCCGCTGTCCGCCCTGGCGACCGCTGTGCCGGCCCTGCGGGCGCTGGGCGTGGCGGGCATCGGGGCGGCGCCCGCGCTGGTCGCCATGACCCTGTACGCCCTGCTGCCCATCGTGCGCAACGGACTGGTGGCCCTGCGGGGCGTGCCGGCCGGCACGGTGGACGCTGCGGCCGGCATGGGCATGACGCCGGCGCAGTCGTTCTGGCGCATCGAACTGCCGCTGGCGCTGCCGGTGTGGCTCAGCGGGGTGCGGCAGGCGGCCGTGATGCTGGTCGGCGTGGCGGCGGTCGCCGCGCTGATCGGCGCGGGCGGGCTGGGCACCTACATCTTCAAGGGCCTGCAGAGCGCGGCGGCCGACCTGATCCTGCTCGGAGCGGTGCCGGCCGCGCTGCTGGCCGTGCTGCTCGACGCCGCCCTGCGCGGCGCCGAGGGCTGGCTCGGGGCCCGCCTGGGCCGCGCGGCCGACCCGGACCTTCCCGGAGGAACCCCATGA